From Toxorhynchites rutilus septentrionalis strain SRP chromosome 2, ASM2978413v1, whole genome shotgun sequence, a single genomic window includes:
- the LOC129765933 gene encoding integrator complex subunit 14 isoform X2 encodes MFKTHWGSQNYCQMIFITDCGIGLGHTSLKNTVINLQSWKTRATTTGFKGPFSVKFWIGFSYPSKLTFMGLGSLADPAFKCGTKMYQKLLDVSGQNGQLFIPKLKNLSIEDPIGEDVEDNSKLLNRRCVKDMFDKMCEQNYKQFEATLRCGGYFRLDGAIIIWPAPLPYTSKDLFGAETTKIISRKLEICGYISLSDVGSPMSVSRHLILPRSEGDKRISSKDGNLSPEEKLEIDIKGFYAKPDSGGGVENDDDVAATGDATRESVCVLLHGALKVENMAALVLLNENWYGFIYSYADSKKKSNLMLNVLPPGNDVVPWLGDFRNLAYQDDALPGENPSFPIKAEKRSYSQNIVVWIRQPGLQSDIQKALRHAKKLPEKTQHFYKELNRIRRAALSLGFLELLDGLANIFEREAAALGPSASPDCTIQLKHAASELRKPTNRDMKAVIQAMPTKYNQIAS; translated from the exons ATGTTCAAGACCCACTGGGGAAGTCAAAACtactgccagatgatttttatcaCCGACTGCGGTATCGGTTTGGGACATACCTCGCTGAAGAACACCGTTATCAATTTGCAATCCTGGAAGACAAGAGCCACCACTACCGGTTTCAAGGGgccattttcggtgaaattttggatCGGATTTTCCTATCCCAGCAAGCTGACCTTTATGGGTCTGGGTAGTTTGGCGGACCCTGCGTTCAAATGTG GAACCAAAATGTACCAAAAGCTGCTCGATGTGAGCGGCCAGAATGGGCAGCTTTTTATTCCTAAATTGAAGAATCTTTCCATTGAGGATCCCATCGGAGAGGACGTGGAAGATAACAGCAAACTGCTGAACAGAAGATGCGTGAAAGACATGTTTGATAAAATGTGCGAACAAAACTATAAACAGTTTGAGGCAACGCTCCGCTGTGGAGGATATTTCCGGCTGGATGGGGCCATTATCATCTGGCCAGCTCCGTTG CCTTACACCTCGAAGGATTTGTTCGGAGCAGAGACCACAAAAATCATATCGCGCAAGTTGGAAATTTGCGGCTACATCAGTTTGTCAGACGTTGGTTCTCCCATGTCGGTGAGTCGTCATCTCATTCTGCCCCGGAGCGAGGGAGACAAACGGATCTCTTCGAAGGATGGAAACCTGAGTCCGGAGGAGAAGCTTGAAATCGATATCAAAGGCTTCTACGCAAAGCCGGATAGCGGTGGTGGCGTTGAGAACGATGATGATGTTGCCGCCACGGGAGATGCTACACGGGAATCTGTTTGTGTTCTGCTGCATGGTGCTCTGAAGGTGGAGAACATGGCAGCGCTggtgttgttgaacgaaaactggtACGGTTTCATCTATTCCTATGCGGACAGTAAGAAAAAATCCAATCTGATGCTGAACGTTCTTCCGCCCGGGAATGATGTTGTTCCGTGGCTGGGAGACTTCCGTAATTTGGCCTATCAGGACGATGCCCTCCCGGGAGAGAATCCAAGCTTTCCCATTAAGGCGGAGAAGAGAAGCTACTCGCAGAACATCGTCGTCTGGATTCGACAACCTGGACTTCAGTCGGACATCCAGAAGGCACTGCGGCATGCGAAAAAATTACCCGAGAAGACGCAACACTTCTACAAGGAGTTGAATCGGATTCGGAGGGCTGCGTTGTCACTAGGATTTCTCGAGCTGTTGGATGGGTTGGCGAATATTTTCGAGCGGGAAGCTGCCGCGCTTGGTCCCAGCGCAAGCCCGGATTGTACCATTCAGCTGAAACATGCTGCTTCCGAGTTGAGAAAACCGACCAATAGGGATATGAAGGCAGTGATACAGGCGATGCCTACCAAGTACAATCAGATTGCGTCGTAA